The Halostagnicola larsenii XH-48 DNA segment ATCTCGCCGAACACGAGAGCCTAGGAACATCTTCTCCTCGAGAATAGAGTGGAATCAAAGACACACCTCTATCGAAGTGTTCTATGCAGGTGTAGCTATCGCTATCAATGTCAATTACCCTCAAACACATATGCGTCTAACAATCTAGTCAATTAGGATCGACTCCTGATGAATTTCCATGTATGCCTAGATTAGTTGGTAGTGCGTATCAGTGAGTGAAAGAAGAGTACTGGTTATATCTACTGTCGATAAAAGGAGCTTCAGGATTCCCACACACACCTCTATCGATGTGTTTTGATCAGATAGTATTCGTGATGAGTCAGACTAAGGAGCCCGTCTTGTGACAATGTCTGTGATTCAGGATACACTCGGTGAACAATCCCCCAATTCTCGCAGTCGTGTTTTTCCCTCTCAACTAGCTATTGTGAAGTCTGTGTTCTCGACGAGTAATGACAGATGAGGGTAGCGAGGGATAGGGAGCCTCGCTTGTACAAGAATTCGGTCTTGCAAATCCTGTTTTCCACCTATTCGCCTTCGATGTCGTTGGGAGGACGACTCCATTACCCACATACAGCAAAACGACTAGCAGAGACACCCCTCTATCGATGTGTTATCTCCGTTCCTATGGAGCACACGATTATACAGACTTACCCAAAGAATCGACTATAACCGAATATCGACGATAGAGGTGTTATATCACATGATATCGTGAGAGTTGTGTTTACGACTGATTTAAACCTCAAAGCCCCAGTCAACAGCTCGAGAGAGATTTGAGGAAACACATCGAACACATCGATAGAGGGGTGTGTGAGTGTTGGTCTAGAAAGCTAGAAGAAAGAAGAGAAGCTATACTGTTCTATTATCCTACGTCGACATCTCTACCTAGGGATCTCTATATTTAACCGTCTCAACGGTATTCCTGTGAACCTCACATCTGTCAGAACCCCCCTCTCTTGGATGCTCGAACACATCGATAGAGGGGTGTCTCTCTTCAGACGGGGCCGATCGTTTTTCTCGAGTTGGGTGTCACCTCGATGGGGGCGATTGTATGTCTTGAATCGCGTGGACGATCTACAGCTATAGAATACTGAGACATCGAAGCAGTACTCGTCTTCTTCCGAGGACGTTTTCGAATCGAATTTGGATTCAAATTCTTCGGACAGACACTTCGTTACCAGCGTGTCTAAGCGCCATACTCTGTTTTTGAAATCTCCATTTATTTTGGAAAATACGGGTTTAAACGCCAAATCACACATCGATAGAGGTTAACAACACTTTTGTCCCTTGCCTAACTCTACCATGCTATGGACGCCAACGATTCTGAAAGTCAACGGGATGATGGACTTTCAGATGATGCGGATGCAGAACAGTCTGATTTCCCCCCAGACACCAAAAAGTACGAACAGGATGGGGAGCAGAACGCAGATGACTTCCGCAATTTGTCTGATCAGGGGACTCCTTCCTCTCCCCCTGATGCTGAGCCAGGTACCGATCCGAAATCGATCGAAGATATGTTACTTGAATTTGACGACCAGGCGGGACTCATTCGCGACCGTTCCTTACTCGACCCCAATCACGTCGTTTCAGAAAACCGTATCGTTGGCCGTGATTCGCAACTCCAGGAAGTAACGAAAATGCTCCGTGTGGCCCTTGGCGACAACCGTCCTCCAAATCTCTTTCTCTACGGTCCATCAGGGACTGGCAAATCTCTCATCACAAAAGCTGTTTGTAAGAATATTAGCCAAATATGTGAAAAGCGTGATCTCCGATTTGGAACGATTGAGGTGAATTGCCAAGATCTCGATACTTTGGGTGTTGCTATTTACGAACTCGCATGTGAAGCAGCAACAGAAGCTAATTCCGAGGTAACAGTCCCAAAACACGGTGTTGCGACGAAAGAGAAGTGGGACGAACTCTATCGAATCATCAACGAAAACTTCGATTCCGCAGTGTTCGTTCTCGACGAACTCGACATGCTCGTTGGTCGAAGAGACAAACAGGAACCGGCCTTTTCTCGACTCCTCTATCAACTTTCTCGAGCCGGTGCAAATAATGACCTAACCGCTCACATCTCTGTTGTCGCCATTTCTAACGACACAAAAATGATGGAGTCTGTCGGTAGCCGTGCCCTGAGTTCGTTTACCCCGGAAGATGTCCATTTTGATGATTACGATGCAAATCAGCTCCAGTCAATACTTCGGCGTCGTCAAGACGCCTTCTTCGAGAACGTTGTCGATGACGATGTTATTCCACTGGTCGCAGCGTTTGCAGCACAGACACATGGCGATGCACGGAAGGCAATCGATCTGATACGAGTCGCTGG contains these protein-coding regions:
- a CDS encoding orc1/cdc6 family replication initiation protein; the protein is MLLEFDDQAGLIRDRSLLDPNHVVSENRIVGRDSQLQEVTKMLRVALGDNRPPNLFLYGPSGTGKSLITKAVCKNISQICEKRDLRFGTIEVNCQDLDTLGVAIYELACEAATEANSEVTVPKHGVATKEKWDELYRIINENFDSAVFVLDELDMLVGRRDKQEPAFSRLLYQLSRAGANNDLTAHISVVAISNDTKMMESVGSRALSSFTPEDVHFDDYDANQLQSILRRRQDAFFENVVDDDVIPLVAAFAAQTHGDARKAIDLIRVAGELAEREGDDRVREVHVREAQNKVEKNRVLEVVRGISTQKKLCLYATAAVASETDDETARSTTGYRVYQFLTESIGADQYHQETYVNKMKEMTTYSLVDFERRSHGPSSGMFLEFQFAERPETILETLQEDSRIDMVSREEVESVVKAQIRSDS